One Variibacter gotjawalensis genomic window, ACTCAAACTCCGGCGCGCAACATGGCGATGATCGCGGCGAAAGCAAGCCGCGATCCGCTGTGCGCAGCGCTTTACTAGTTCAAAAGCCCCGCAAAGGTCATTGCTTTGCGGATCGCTTCCTTTGCGGCCGGCGTGACCGGCGTCATCGGCAAACGGATCTCTTCGTTGCAGCGGCCGAGCAGTGAAAGCCCCGCCTTCGCACCTGTGAGGCCCGGCTCCAGGAACACTGCATCGTGCAGGGGCGTCAGGCGATCCTGGACGACGAGGGCTCCCGCGTAGTCGCCTGCGAGCGACTTCTTCTGCAGCTCGGCACACAATGCCGGCGCAACGTTCGACACGACGGAAATGCAGCCGTGGCCTCCGGCCGCGTTGTAGGCGAGCGCCGTCATGTCCTCGCCGGAGAGCTGGACGAAATCGTTGCCGAGCGCGTGGCGCTGCTGCGAGACGCGCGCGAGGTTCGCGGTCGCATCCTTCACGCCCGCGATGTTCTTCAGCTCGTAAAGGCGCGCCATCGTCGCGACGGACATGTCGATCACCGAGCGCGGCGGAATATTGTAGATGATGATCGGAATCCCGATCGCATCGTTGACCGCCTTGAAGTGCAGATAAAGCCCTTCCTGCGTCGGCTTGTTGTAGTACGGCGTGACAACGAGCACCGCGTTCGCACCGGCCTTCTCGGCGTGCTTGGCGAGGTCCACAGCTTCACGAGTCGAATTCGAGCCTGCGCCGGCGATGACCGGCACGCGGCCTTTCACCTCGGCCAGCGTCCACTCGACGACCTTCTTATGCTCCTCGTGATTGAGCGTCGGGCTTTCGCCCGTCGTGCCGACCGGCACGAGCCCCTGCGTGCCCTGCTCGATCTGCCAATTCACGAGCGCGCGCAGGGTCGCCTCATCGACCGCACCGTCTTTGAACGGCGTGACCATCGCGGTGTAGGAACCCCGGAATGTCGCTGCGGTCATGATGGCACCTCTTGGATTTGGCCTTTTGTTTAGCGTTTTGATTCGGCGGGCAAAAGGCAGAAACCACTGTATCCGCCAGAATTTGACCGCCCGGCAAGCCCGCCAAAGGCCTCTGGTGCGGCCAATTGACCGCCCGCCCCGCTTTCGCCTCTGTTTTAGGGCTCCTGTCGCCGAAATCCTGATTGGGTTAGCGTTTCGTCAACGGCTTGGGCGGAAAACCGAAGGACAGCTCCTTCGGTGGTGCAAGGATAATAATGACCCGCTTCGCACGAACTTGTCTGGCGTCTGCTTCCGCGCTGGCGATTGCCCTTGTGCTCTCGTCGCCGGCCGCGCACAGCCAAACGACCACAAATCAGAAGCCGGCAGCGACGAAGCCGAACCAGAAGCCTGACGGCAAGAAGGCCGACGCGAAGAAGCCCGAGCCCAAGAAGACCGAGCCCGAGAAGACCGAAGCCAAGAAACTCGATCCGAAAAAACCGGACGCGAAGGCCGACGCCAAGAAGCCTGCGAAGCCCGACGCGAAGAAAACAACCGCGACCGCTCCGGTCGCCAAGCCCGCCGCGAAGCCCGCCGCCGCCAAACCGGCCACCAAGCCAGTGGTCGCCGCCACACCGGCCAATCGTCGGCCATCCGCTGCGCCAATGACCGGGTCAATGGCTGCGCCAGTGGCGGCTCCGGCATATCAAGCGGCCGAGCCTGAAGCCACTCCGCAGCAGAGCAATAACTTCTTCGGAAACGCTTTCTCGGCGTCGCCGACCGTGGCTCCGACCGCCACCGCATCGGCTGGGAACATCCCGGACGAAGAGACGCCGCGCCTCTCTTATGCGCCGACCGGAGCCGTGTCCTCGTCCGACATCGACACCGTGAAAGAGGCACTTTCGCTCGCAAAAAGCGGCAGAACCGACGCCGCGACTGAGAAGCGCGATCAAATTCGCGATGCCGCCGGCCAAAAACTCATCGAATGGATGATCCTGCGCGGCGATGACTCGTCGGCGAATTTCGCGCGTTATGCTTCCTTCGCGAAAGCCAACCCGAGCTGGCCGAGCGTGCGCATGATTCAGCGCCGCGCCGAAAGTCAGATGTGGCGCGAGAAGCGCGAGCCAGGCGCCGTCTTCGCATTCTTCTCCGATCAGGAACCCGCCGGCTCGACCGGCAAACTTGCTTACGCGCGCGCCGCGCTCGCGCAAGGCGATCGTGCCAATGCGCAAAAGTATGTGCGCGCGGCCTGGCGTGAAGACGATTTCGGACCCGACACTGAAGCGCAGGCGATGGAGACCTTCGGCGGCATGATCACGGCCGCCGATCAGAAAGCGCGCATGGACGCGCGCCTTTACGCCGAAGATCACGAGACGGCGTTGCGTGCTGCGAAGCGCCTCGGCTCGACCGAGCTCGCCATCGCGCAAGCGCGCATCGCCGTGAACCGCAAGGCCGGAAACGCAGGCGCGCTAATCAGCGCTGCCGGCGGGCGTAGCGACGCCGGCCTGACATTCAGCCGCATCCAGTATCTACGTCGTGCGGATAAGACATCCGAAGCCGCGCAGCTGATGCTATCGGCTCCGCGCGATGCCGATGTCATCCTCAACACCGACGAATGGTGGATCGAGCGCCGCTTACTCGCGCGCAAACTTCTCGACGAAGGCAACGCGCAAGCCGCCTATCGCATCGCGAGCGGTGCGGCACGTCCCGAGAAGAAAACGCTGCAGACCGAGCAATCTTTTACGGCCGGCTGGATCGCGCTGCGCTTCCTGAAAGATGCATCGAGCGCGCAGCGTCACTTTGCCGAGATTTTGAAGTTCGATAAGCACCCGACCTCAATGGCGCGCGCGCACTACTGGCTCGGCCGCACCGCCGAAACCGCAGGCCGCAGCGGCGAAGCGCAGAGCCACTATCAGCAAGCCGCCCAGCATTCGGCCGCATACTACGGTCAGCTAGCGCGCGCTCGCATCGGCCATCGCGAGATGACGGTGCGTCGCCCCAACCGTTCGGGCGGCCGCACGGTGGACCTCGCCCGCGCCCTCGACCTCATCTACCTCACCGGCAACCGCGATCTCGCGATCACCTTCTGCGCCGATCTCGAACGCGTCGGCGACTCCGATGCGCTCGCGGCGCTCGGCGAAGTCGCCATGAAGCACAACGATCCGCGTGCCACGATGATGATCGGCAAGGCCGCGATCGCACGCGGCCTGCCCTTCGATCACTACGCGTTCCCGACCTCCGGCATTCCGAAATACGCATCGATCGGCAATGACGCGGACAAGTCGACAGTCTTCGCCATCGCGCGCCAGGAGAGCGCATTCAATTCGCGCGCGATTTCGAGCGCACGCGCCATGGGCCTCATGCAGGTGATGCCCGGCACCGGCCGCATGGTCGCCAAGAAGCACGGCGTCGCCTTCTCGGAGTCGAAGCTCCTCAACGACGCGGCCTTCAACGCGCAGGTTGGTGCCGCCGAGCTTGGTGCACTCCTGCAGGATTTCGGCGGCAGCCACGTCCTCACCTTCGCGGCCTACAACGCGGGCCGCGGACGCGCGCGCGAATGGATCCAAAAGTACGGTGATCCGCGCGATCCGGATGTCGACGTCGTCGATTGGGTCGAGCGCATTCCGTTCTCCGAGACGCGCAACTACGTCCAGCGTGTGATGGAGAATATGCAGGTGTACAAAGCCCGCTTCGGCGCAACACGCCTTGCCATCGACAGCGATATGCGCGGCAGCCGCACGCAGTAACGCGGCAACGTCTTCCGATTCCAAATCAACGCGTTAGCACTTTCAGCGGACTCTTTCTCTCAAGTCCGCACAGCTCTTCGAGCCGTAGCGCATTGACGTTTCGCGTGCTTAGGTGTCGCCACTCAAGGAGACACGTATGACCGAACCGAAGAGCCATTTCATCGAAGCCGCCGACGGGCTCAAACTTCACGCCGTCGAGTACGGCGTCGACAATGGCGGGCTTCCGGTCGTTTGTCTTCCAGGGCTTGCCCGCACGGTCGGCGACTTTGCCGGCATCGCGCGCGCATTAGCAGCCGACGGCCGGCGCGTCGTCGTGATTGAGTACCGCGGCCGCGGCCTCTCCGGCTACGATTCCAATCTGGCGAACTACAATCCGCTCATCGAAATCCGCGACGCGCTGACGGTGTTCGATACGCTCAGCGTCTCGCGCGCCGTGTTCGTCGGCACCTCGCGCGGCGGCATCCTCACCATGCTGATGGCGCCGACCGAAGGCAGCCGCATCGCGGGTGTCGTGCTCAACGACATCGGCCCCGAGCTGATGATCGAGGGTCTCGTTCGCATCAAGGGATACGTCGGGAAACTCCCGCAGCCGAAATCGATCGACGACGGCGCCGCGATCTTGAAGGAATTGTTCGAGGTACAGTTCCCGAACTACACCGCCGCCGACTGGCTCGGCAGTGCAGAGCTTACGTGGCGTGAAGAGAACGGCACCCTTAAGCTATCCTACGACCCGAACCTCTCCGTGACTGTGAAGGACGTTGAGCCGGACCAGACGCCGCCCACGATGTGGGACCAGTTCGACGCGCTGAAGAGCAAACCGCTCATGCTCGTGCGCGGTGCGCTGACCGACCTCATCTCGTCAGCAACAGCGAAGAAGATGGCGGAGCGTCATCCTGGCATGGAGCTGATCGAGATCGCCGACGAAGGACATCCCGTGCGTCTCGATCGGCCGGAAGTTGCCGAACGTATCAAGGCGTTCGTACGCGCTTGCGACGTCTAATCCTAATCTAACAGAACGTGCGAACTCGATTCTGGATTGCGCATCAGCGCTTTCAGCTGACTTCCGGAATCCACTTCTCAAAAGCAAAACCCCCGGCTCGCGCCGGGGGTTTCGTTTGAAGCACTGCTGCGCAGCGATTCTATCAGGGCCAGAACGAGCGCGTGACGCGCAGCGTGCCCTGCCAGATGCCGACGTCCCTAGCCTGGTAGAGGCCAGTCGAATTGCCGCCAAGGCTGGCCTTGGAGAAATCCCAGCTGCCGGTGTGATTCTGATCGATCTTGGAATAAAGGACTTCGACGCCGATATCGAGGTTCGTCACCGGGGTCCAAATCGTACGCGAACCGATCTGCCAGATAGCAACATCCGGATTGCAGCCAGCTTTCGACGCCTTGGTGCCGCCTGCGACGTATGCGGTGCAGACCGCGTCGGTCGCCGCGCCCGAGTAGTCGAGCTTCAAGTAGCCACCAAACACGGAAGTCCGCAGCGACGGTGTCCAGAAGTGCTGGCCCGCAACAGTGAACTGGTAGCCCTTGACGGTGTTGACCTTGCCATCGATGCCGATCGCGGCATCCGCGAGGAGCGCGGTCGTGAACTTGCCGCTACCGTTAGCCGCGTCGCCACGGATAACCGCAACGCCGTCGGTACCGTAGGGCTTATAAGGTCCGAGGTAGGACGTCGCACCATCAGCATACGTGCCCTGGATCCAGAGTTCGTCGCCCGCCGCGAACGGCAGGTTGAACTTCACACCTCCACCGATTGCAAAGCCAGTTGCGCTGCCGAAGGCTCCGGTTGCGCAAGAACCGTTGCAGCCGCCGGAGACGTCGTGGATTGCGGCATTGATTTGAGCCGAACCCCACGGCTGGTCGAGACGCAGATTGGCAACGATGTCCGGATACTGAGAGGCGCGATAGTAGCCGTAGTAAGGAACGCCACCGGTTTCGACGCCAGCAGCCGCGGAACCGTTTTGGCCGAGCGTTGCACCAGCGAGCGGGCTACCGCCAGCGCCGGCCCAAACAAGCCCCGTGCGACGCCAAACTGTATAAACCAAGGAAGAATGCGCCGGTGAAGCGGCGCCTAAACCTCGGTGCGATCGGCATAATGCCGTCACGACGCGACCTGGCTAGATCACATAAACAAAACTGAAGGAGCATTATTTCAGAATGCTTTCCTCTACAAAAAAACGCGGACGGCGTTTTGTCTCTAAATAGATCTTACCGATGTATTCGCCGATGACACCAAGCGCCAAAAGTTGAACGCCGCCGAGAAAGAACGTCGGCAGCGCGGTCGATGCCCAGCCGGGAACGACACGGTCAGGCAACAAAATTGCGGTCGCGAAAACCCAAGCCGACGCAAATAGCGACACGATGAAAATCAGGATCCCGAGCGCCGATATTGCCCGCAACGGCACGACGGAGAACGAGGTGATCCCATCGAGTGCGAGGCGAAGCATTTTACGCAATGTGTACTTCGTGGTTCCGTGCTCGCGCGCCTTGCGCAGATACGGGATCAAAGTCGTCTTGAACCCGATCTTGGGGATCAGCCCTCTCAGGAACAGATTGGTTTCGTTATGCGCCAGCAGCGCCACGAGCGCGCGCCGCGACATCAACCGGTAGTCGGCGTGGTTCTCGACAGCGGGAACACCCATGAGCGAAAGAAGGCGATAATAACTGTTGGCCGTGGTCCGCTTGAAAGCCGTGTCCGACGCCCTATCGTCTCTAACGCCCAGAACGAGATCGCTGCCGCGCTGATACTCGAGGAGCATGTCCGCAATGGCTTCGATGTCATCTTGAAGGTCGACATCCATGGTGATCACGACATCCGCCGCTGAGCTGCTCAACCCGGCCAACATTGCGTTCTGGTGGCCGCAGTTCCGCGAGAGCTTCACACCGCAGACTTCCGGGTTCGCTTTGGTCAGCCCTACGATGATTTCCCAAGTCCTGTCTTCACTACCATCGTCGACGAGAAGAATGCGGAAGCTTTGAGCTGCGATATTCTCGCGGTTCAACACGGCGCGCATGTAGTCCAGGATTATCGGCAGTGTTTGAGGAAGTGCGTCTTCCTCTTGGTAACAAGGGATGACCAGATCGACCGAGTAGGAGTCTGACATCGGTTACTACCCTTCCTGGTCGGCGATCATCGCCGGCCGATCGCACGGTGTTATGGGATTCGAGGGTTTGTCAGCATACAGGTGTGGCACGCGCAGGCTCGACCATCTCCAAAGAGAACTTCGGAATCAGGCTTAGGCCCACACGATATGGACCGTTCCCGCGGGGAGCGAGAGCGTCACGACATCCATCAACAGGATCGGACTGAGTTAAGGGCGAATGGCATAGGATGAGCTGTCGGCCAACGTCACCGTAACCGAACTGTTGCGTGCGCTCGACCACAGTATGAGCCGTTGCGCTAAGCGGCGTGAAATGGCGGAGACGGAGGGATTCGAACCCTCGATACGGCTTTAAGGCCGTATAACGGTTTAGCAAACCGCCGCCTTCAGCCTCTCGGCCACGTCTCCGGACCGCCACGGCTTAGCCGCCACGGGCCGAAGGGTCAAGAAACTTGAGGGAATTTCGCCTCCTATCGCTCCCTAAAAGCGTGTCGGACCTGGTCGGTCAGCGGTTTGACGATGTAGCTCATCAGCGACCGGCTGTCGGTGCGAATGAACACCTCCAGCGGCATTCCGGGCACCAGCTTGAGCGCTTCGGGGGCCTCGCCGCGGTCGAAGCGCACGCGGACAACGAAATACGGCTCGTCGACGCGATCGTCCTTCACGGCGTCGGCGCTGACCCGAACCACCGTGCCATCGAATTCCGGGGTCGTCCGCCGGTCGACATTGGAAAATCGCAAGCTGGCGGATTGGCCGACCTGAACGCGGTCGATATCCGCCGGCCGGATCCGAGCCTCGACCGTCAGGCGATCGGCCTCCGGCACAATCTGCATCAACTGCTCGCCGCCCGCGACCACACCGCCGACCGTATGCACCGAGAGCTGCAGTACGGTGCCTGACTGGGGCGCGCGGATATCGATGCGCTGGCTCTGGTCGAGCGCGGCTGTGCGCTTCTCAGTCAGTTCCGACATCTTCGCGCGAATGTCGGCGAGTTCCTTGCCGATGTCGCTGCGCATCGTTTGATCGACCTGGATGATCTGCAGCTCCGTCTCGGAAATTTTGCCGCGCGTCTGCGCGAAGGCCGCTTCGAGCCGCCCGGTCTCGCCGCCGAGACGCGCCTTCTCCCGCTCCAAAATCGTGACGCGGGTGATCGGCACGAGCTTCTTCTCCCAAAGTTCGTTCACACCTTCGAGTTCGCGTCCGATGAGTTCGAGTTCTTTGCGCTTGGCCTCGAGCTGCCCTTTGATCCCGTTGGTCTCTTGCTTCAGCTGATCGATCCGTTCACGCAGCTGCGCTTTCTGACCGGAGTTCGTGTCGTTACGCGACCGGAATAGACGTTGCTCTCCCACCAGGATTCCTGCCAACGCCGGATCGGATGCGGCTTCCGTCAGCTCCGGCGGAAATGCGAGTTCGCCCTCGCCCTCCCGCTCGGCTTCTAGCCGGGCTTTACGCGCCGCAAGCTCCCACAAATCTTTCGTCACCGCGTTGAGCGTCGCTTTCGCAACCGTCGGATCAAGCCGCATGACGATATCGCCTTGCGCGACCTTTGTGCCTTCGTTGATGAGGATCTCCGTCACAACGCCGCCCGAGGGATGCTGCACCTTCTTCAGCTCGCTATCGACGACGAGATTGCCCGCCGCGATGATCGCACCGGACGCATCGATGCCGGTCGCCAGCGCGATGCTGCCGCCGACGAGCGCGATGAACGAGAGCGCGAAGATGCGCCCGTGCATGGCCAGCGAATGTTCAGCAGAGACTTTAGCCATCAGCCGCCTCCTTGGTGACGCGGGATCGTTGACGCTGCGCTTTTTGCGGCTTCGGATTTGCCTCAGCCTGCGCGGACGGCGCCGCGGCCGCTGCCGGCTGCGGCATCGGTTGCGCGCCGAGGCTCGCAAGAACTTTGTCGCGTGGGCCGAAAGCCTGCACGTGACCTTCGTTGAGCACCATCAGGTGATCGACCGCAGCAAGCGCGCTAGAGCGATGCGCGATCACGATGACGATGCTGCCGCGCATGCGCAGATTGACAATCGCGCGCGTCAGCGCTTGCTCACCCGCCGCATCGAGGTTCGAGTTCGGCTCGTCGAGCACGACCAGGAACGGCTTGCCGAACAACGCACGCGCAAGTCCGATACGCTGTCGTTGACCACCCGAAAGCGACAAACCGCTGTCGCCGACTTCCGTGTCGTAGCCTTGCGGCAATCGCAGAATGAGCTCGTGCACGTCGGCTTCCGCTGCTGCTTTCTGCAACGCGACGCTGGAGGCGTCTTCGTTGAAGCGCGCGATATTCTGCGCGACTGTGCCGGTCAGCAGTTCGACATCTTGCGGCAAGTATCCGACCGCAGATCCCAGCGCGTCGCGAGACCATTGATCGAACGTCCCGCCATCGAGCCGGATGACCCCGCGCGCCGTCGGCCACGCGCCGACCAACGCGCGCGCCAGCGACGATTTTCCCGACCCGCTCGGCCCGATGATGCCAAGCGCGCTCCCGGCTTTGAGTGAGAAGGTCACGTTGGCGACCAACGGCCGCTCCGAACCCGGCGCCGCGATCGACACGCCCGCAACCGACAGCTCGCGCGACGGCAGCGGCAACGGTGTCGGGCTCGCAGGCTCCGGATAGGCTTCGAGCGATTCATTGAGCCGCTGCCAAGCTTGGCGCGCGGCAACGAAATTGCGCCACTGCGACATCGCTTGCTCCACCGGCGCCAGCGCACGGATGGTCAGGATCGTCGCCGCCAGCATGATGCCCCCGGACGCCTCGCGTTGCAGGACAAGCCAAGCACCGAGAGCCAACACACCCGACTGTAGGATGGTCCGCAGCAGCCGCGTCAACGCTCCGAGATCGCCCGTGACTGTGTAGCCCGTGTCCTGACGGTCGAATTGGTCGTCGCTCTTCACCTGCCATAGCCGGCGCAGGCTGCCGTGCATGCCGAGCGCTTTGGCGACCAATCCATTGCGACGCGTTGCCTCCATGAATTGATTGCGCTTGACGGCACGCTCGACGCCTTCACGAACCGGGCGTCGCGTCGTGCGATCGGCGAGCCACGCCAGCAGCGCGATCAGAATGCCGCCTGCAAGCACGGCGGCGCCGAGCGCCGGATGAAAAGCAAAGCAGAGCGCTGCATAAACCGGCGTCCACGGTAGATCGAAGTATGCCGGCAGGCCATTGCCAACGAAGCTGCGCAGCGTGTCGGTGTCGCGGACTGCCTGCACACCCTCCTGCCCGGGCGCCTGCGTGACAATATCGAAGCTGCGCGGCGCCAAACGATCGGCGAGCAAGCGGCCGAAGCTGATCAGCATCCGTCCGCGCAAGCCGTCGAATAATCCCTGAAACAGAAACAACACGAGCGCAAAGAGGCAGAGGCCGAGCAGCGTTGCGCCGCTGCGGCTCGATAGCA contains:
- a CDS encoding alpha/beta fold hydrolase, whose amino-acid sequence is MTEPKSHFIEAADGLKLHAVEYGVDNGGLPVVCLPGLARTVGDFAGIARALAADGRRVVVIEYRGRGLSGYDSNLANYNPLIEIRDALTVFDTLSVSRAVFVGTSRGGILTMLMAPTEGSRIAGVVLNDIGPELMIEGLVRIKGYVGKLPQPKSIDDGAAILKELFEVQFPNYTAADWLGSAELTWREENGTLKLSYDPNLSVTVKDVEPDQTPPTMWDQFDALKSKPLMLVRGALTDLISSATAKKMAERHPGMELIEIADEGHPVRLDRPEVAERIKAFVRACDV
- a CDS encoding type I secretion system permease/ATPase, producing MRSLLRPLMRPLGVVAAASAAINILMLTGPWFMLQVYDRVLSSRSGATLLGLCLFALVLFLFQGLFDGLRGRMLISFGRLLADRLAPRSFDIVTQAPGQEGVQAVRDTDTLRSFVGNGLPAYFDLPWTPVYAALCFAFHPALGAAVLAGGILIALLAWLADRTTRRPVREGVERAVKRNQFMEATRRNGLVAKALGMHGSLRRLWQVKSDDQFDRQDTGYTVTGDLGALTRLLRTILQSGVLALGAWLVLQREASGGIMLAATILTIRALAPVEQAMSQWRNFVAARQAWQRLNESLEAYPEPASPTPLPLPSRELSVAGVSIAAPGSERPLVANVTFSLKAGSALGIIGPSGSGKSSLARALVGAWPTARGVIRLDGGTFDQWSRDALGSAVGYLPQDVELLTGTVAQNIARFNEDASSVALQKAAAEADVHELILRLPQGYDTEVGDSGLSLSGGQRQRIGLARALFGKPFLVVLDEPNSNLDAAGEQALTRAIVNLRMRGSIVIVIAHRSSALAAVDHLMVLNEGHVQAFGPRDKVLASLGAQPMPQPAAAAAPSAQAEANPKPQKAQRQRSRVTKEAADG
- a CDS encoding lytic transglycosylase domain-containing protein: MTRFARTCLASASALAIALVLSSPAAHSQTTTNQKPAATKPNQKPDGKKADAKKPEPKKTEPEKTEAKKLDPKKPDAKADAKKPAKPDAKKTTATAPVAKPAAKPAAAKPATKPVVAATPANRRPSAAPMTGSMAAPVAAPAYQAAEPEATPQQSNNFFGNAFSASPTVAPTATASAGNIPDEETPRLSYAPTGAVSSSDIDTVKEALSLAKSGRTDAATEKRDQIRDAAGQKLIEWMILRGDDSSANFARYASFAKANPSWPSVRMIQRRAESQMWREKREPGAVFAFFSDQEPAGSTGKLAYARAALAQGDRANAQKYVRAAWREDDFGPDTEAQAMETFGGMITAADQKARMDARLYAEDHETALRAAKRLGSTELAIAQARIAVNRKAGNAGALISAAGGRSDAGLTFSRIQYLRRADKTSEAAQLMLSAPRDADVILNTDEWWIERRLLARKLLDEGNAQAAYRIASGAARPEKKTLQTEQSFTAGWIALRFLKDASSAQRHFAEILKFDKHPTSMARAHYWLGRTAETAGRSGEAQSHYQQAAQHSAAYYGQLARARIGHREMTVRRPNRSGGRTVDLARALDLIYLTGNRDLAITFCADLERVGDSDALAALGEVAMKHNDPRATMMIGKAAIARGLPFDHYAFPTSGIPKYASIGNDADKSTVFAIARQESAFNSRAISSARAMGLMQVMPGTGRMVAKKHGVAFSESKLLNDAAFNAQVGAAELGALLQDFGGSHVLTFAAYNAGRGRAREWIQKYGDPRDPDVDVVDWVERIPFSETRNYVQRVMENMQVYKARFGATRLAIDSDMRGSRTQ
- the dapA gene encoding 4-hydroxy-tetrahydrodipicolinate synthase; this translates as MTAATFRGSYTAMVTPFKDGAVDEATLRALVNWQIEQGTQGLVPVGTTGESPTLNHEEHKKVVEWTLAEVKGRVPVIAGAGSNSTREAVDLAKHAEKAGANAVLVVTPYYNKPTQEGLYLHFKAVNDAIGIPIIIYNIPPRSVIDMSVATMARLYELKNIAGVKDATANLARVSQQRHALGNDFVQLSGEDMTALAYNAAGGHGCISVVSNVAPALCAELQKKSLAGDYAGALVVQDRLTPLHDAVFLEPGLTGAKAGLSLLGRCNEEIRLPMTPVTPAAKEAIRKAMTFAGLLN
- a CDS encoding HlyD family type I secretion periplasmic adaptor subunit — its product is MAKVSAEHSLAMHGRIFALSFIALVGGSIALATGIDASGAIIAAGNLVVDSELKKVQHPSGGVVTEILINEGTKVAQGDIVMRLDPTVAKATLNAVTKDLWELAARKARLEAEREGEGELAFPPELTEAASDPALAGILVGEQRLFRSRNDTNSGQKAQLRERIDQLKQETNGIKGQLEAKRKELELIGRELEGVNELWEKKLVPITRVTILEREKARLGGETGRLEAAFAQTRGKISETELQIIQVDQTMRSDIGKELADIRAKMSELTEKRTAALDQSQRIDIRAPQSGTVLQLSVHTVGGVVAGGEQLMQIVPEADRLTVEARIRPADIDRVQVGQSASLRFSNVDRRTTPEFDGTVVRVSADAVKDDRVDEPYFVVRVRFDRGEAPEALKLVPGMPLEVFIRTDSRSLMSYIVKPLTDQVRHAFRER
- a CDS encoding glycosyltransferase family 2 protein translates to MSDSYSVDLVIPCYQEEDALPQTLPIILDYMRAVLNRENIAAQSFRILLVDDGSEDRTWEIIVGLTKANPEVCGVKLSRNCGHQNAMLAGLSSSAADVVITMDVDLQDDIEAIADMLLEYQRGSDLVLGVRDDRASDTAFKRTTANSYYRLLSLMGVPAVENHADYRLMSRRALVALLAHNETNLFLRGLIPKIGFKTTLIPYLRKAREHGTTKYTLRKMLRLALDGITSFSVVPLRAISALGILIFIVSLFASAWVFATAILLPDRVVPGWASTALPTFFLGGVQLLALGVIGEYIGKIYLETKRRPRFFVEESILK
- a CDS encoding porin; this translates as MVYTVWRRTGLVWAGAGGSPLAGATLGQNGSAAAGVETGGVPYYGYYRASQYPDIVANLRLDQPWGSAQINAAIHDVSGGCNGSCATGAFGSATGFAIGGGVKFNLPFAAGDELWIQGTYADGATSYLGPYKPYGTDGVAVIRGDAANGSGKFTTALLADAAIGIDGKVNTVKGYQFTVAGQHFWTPSLRTSVFGGYLKLDYSGAATDAVCTAYVAGGTKASKAGCNPDVAIWQIGSRTIWTPVTNLDIGVEVLYSKIDQNHTGSWDFSKASLGGNSTGLYQARDVGIWQGTLRVTRSFWP